From Danio aesculapii chromosome 18, fDanAes4.1, whole genome shotgun sequence, a single genomic window includes:
- the qser1 gene encoding glutamine and serine-rich protein 1 → MERNYPGSSFTEPGSAAAQTAGWAYKPSSSYGSTQLDSELVQRQTFASSHQSTFTTTHLPTGVFDSNQHSTASSNTTESSILNFLSAIESRSLQAGPAGSTLLPPFRSPSWQTGANSSTELFLTGALHASGTFPTPSALSSYQHPSAFPTRSFTTASALGVQDSTFSSSNGLLSSNDSLLQLKSSQNTVPTALAFGGTSLGVGLPPQSSTYRSAQESAPHLLQPQFSLLSASLGSSQHAPQPYSGPVFSGSIERALQRECSVIKHHQRPSSTQPVQEQLANSAQHSLQGYLHDESDVSYQQDLSPHTPVPCSPAGDPSPLNGTTQQKTASQTQAYASSVPSPGFSSSTGVKVKDGSSSIAQHPSENTDSQVQTSSPGLQPQSYSSPTQKQSSVIASQSQPYTSTQLPGLVSVSASHTYITSQSLSNSLSQTQTFSSSLPDKLPSIYKTLSSFPSQSEAETSVSQSLIYSSSQQQDLLPSGNREGYGTHVQTLCMGSPSQSYSSSHSQGLPTISFYTQGPASLSIPSQNYVSSQPLTPVPSFSPNCSRSLSSSNPGQDYVLMQSSPGSKTDSALLQQKYLLSVQSSTSSAATHTQVLPKDQSSAEIKPHQEDEQMFLPSKASSGELPLEDVQALQKGSLVTSSQNISTSETGRQNSAKNDVYVVSKMEDRHNTPSVIRSNSRTEEQTLSQMENAKELTTNANASSDPKSNSLLMHSSTLAPLSADQLKHHTLLLKGSGSQQQNHHGQIIQVQTTDPRQLSEGQTQFIRVPSTTQVLLDPSHMIVLQQPVLTTAQNQPKQTMYMQSVPVQYVHMNSDTVNLTINGRHNQQFVSHQVPTSTGSTKQDLTLKDQSNPHDIKQNFSLNSVCFPDSMLLADERNILSNVDDILAATAAACGVTPQDFVKSASSDGDMSSVANPVDSKCNFQSPDNRHNSFPSQHMIINPQAMTVIGAQTTYSKEETEGHQVFTLSHSNNQPEERCNSAQDISDKVANAQEKSDVLSKGHFVNSSNGSVNTNGLAISNTTSNDFQLSNQEQSQSAHHITEDVSSNLSQQKGLKGFKTNDSLIEHSTDSLAKKRSRSKGSSKQTAEDENAQTKFQKKGIQVKRQNSRASETSTTSASEVSHDNFQQQEKMRQKLKEVEEKQPEVKTGFLGSFLDFLKSGSRQNLSSPPIRSPNRTRKSSASKRPPNPLLIPFKPPPPSTPLMSPEPQNVISTKRLDEELQRNLETLPSFSSDEEDSVGKNQDLQKSITSALSSLDEPSDKKQKLGDSVKQLQASSTQPVVVEQQKAVQKICAEDLLKDVPTDKLAVQLNAVAIEGLIDEELSDSGGEGMYRERDEFVVKNEDIERLTVTLKAGVEPPAIWKVQKALLQKFVPELRDGKRVFFATNSYLGYFGDAKFMYRRVHVKFLDTVNKREYVRVCSRKPRCKPMHSMRSSQAKALLAQRFAAATMSDSPTQKTAQQKALSKPRPKQPKAKAEPPPKKRKKWKEEFTSSPSESSPEAVSEDDEFTPPVPFASRFLNTRTMKETFKSFVELLVSVAVDADVLNALERENDELLLPHMKRVDGMITDNRRRLLPKLHMGQIFKNALDSFPELSVVTELKTDCETPVFKVRLSGRPYNRKTMKPSKSPSKLPLEYTVDQQKTKWFSLYHSLQHYKYHTYLMCMEEIELLKSRGRDLGQEETVQTCMGNRSWVEGLFDRFGELLTQVQQACL, encoded by the exons ATGGAGAGGAACTACCCGGGCTCCAGCTTTACTGAGCCGGGCAGCGCGGCGGCTCAGACCGCGGGCTGGGCCTACAAACCCAG TTCAAGTTATGGTTCTACACAGTTGGACTCTGAGCTGGTCCAGCGGCAGACCTTTGCCTCTAGTCACCAGTCTACGTTTACCACCACGCACCTCCCCACAG GAGTGTTTGACTCGAATCAGCACAGCACAGCCAGCAGCAACACTACTGAATCATCAATTTTGAACTTCCTCTCTGCTATTGAATCTCGTAGCCTTCAGGCTGGACCTGCTGGCTCTACTCTTCTCCCACCATTTCGAAGCCCTTCCTGGCAAACTG GTGCAAACTCCTCAACAGAACTTTTTCTTACTGGAGCTCTGCACGCATCAGGAACGTTTCCGACACCATCTGCGCTTTCATCCTACCAGCATCCCAGTGCCTTTCCTACCAGAAGTTTCACCACTGCATCAGCACTTGGTGTTCAGGACAGCACTTTCAGCTCTTCAAATGGTCTGCTATCCTCTAATGACTCTCTGCTTCAGCTCAAATCCTCTCAGAACACAGTGCCAACTGCACTTGCCTTTGGTGGTACATCTCTAGGGGTTGGCTTGCCGCCCCAGTCCTCCACATATCGCTCCGCACAAGAGTCAGCCCCACATCTCCTTCAACCCCAGTTCAGTCTGCTGTCTGCATCCTTGGGTAGTTCCCAGCACGCCCCTCAGCCTTACAGTGGCCCAGTTTTCTCAGGCTCCATTGAACGAGCACTTCAGCGTGAATGTAGTGTGATCAAGCACCACCAGCGGCCTTCTAGCACCCAGCCTGTCCAGGAGCAGCTGGCTAACAGTGCTCAGCACTCCCTACAGGGTTACCTGCATGATGAGAGTGACGTTTCATATCAACAGGACCTGTCCCCGCACACACCCGTACCCTGCAGTCCTGCGGGTGACCCTTCTCCCCTAAATGGCACTACACAGCAGAAGACAGCTTCTCAAACTCAGGCCTATGCTTCTTCTGTCCCCTCCCCTGGGTTTTCCAGCTCAACTGGAGTAAAGGTTAAAGATGGTTCTTCCAGTATAGCACAACATCCCAGTGAGAACACAGACTCTCAAGTCCAGACAAGCTCTCCAGGCCTGCAGCCGCAGAGCTACTCCTCCCCAACACAGAAACAAAGCTCAGTAATCGCTAGCCAGTCACAACCATACACATCAACGCAACTTCCAGGCTTGGTTTCCGTTAGTGCCTCGCATACTTATATCACATCTCAAAGCCTGTCAAACAGCCTTAGCCAAACACAAACCTTTTCTTCTAGTTTGCCTGACAAACTTCCTTCCATTTACAAAACTCTCTCCTCGTTCCCTAGTCAGTCTGAAGCTGAGACATCTGTAAGCCAGTCTCTTATTTATTCCTCCAGTCAGCAGCAGGATTTGCTGCCTTCGGGAAACAGGGAAGGGTATGGGACACATGTGCAAACTCTTTGCATGGGAAGTCCTTCTCAAAGCTATTCTTCCAGCCACTCTCAGGGCCTGCCAACCATTAGTTTTTATACCCAGGGGCCGGCATCTCTTAGCATACCTTCACAAAACTATGTGTCAAGTCAGCCTTTAACCCCTGTCCCTTCCTTCTCACCAAATTGTTCCCGAAGTTTATCATCCTCTAACCCAGGACAGGACTACGTCCTAATGCAGTCCTCTCCTGGTAGTAAGACAGACAGTGCTCTGTTACAGCAGAAGTACTTGTTATCTGTTCAGTCATCAACCTCTTCTGCTGCCACTCACACCCAGGTCTTACCAAAGGACCAGTCCTCAGCTGAGATTAAACCACACCAAGAAGATGAGCAAATGTTTCTTCCCTCAAAAGCAAGCTCTGGAGAGCTTCCTCTTGAGGATGTGCAGGCATTGCAAAAAGGCTCTTTGGTTACCTCCTCTCAAAACATTTCAACCAGTGAAACTGGACGACAAAACAGTGCAAAAAATGATGTTTATGTAGTTTCAAAGATGGAAGACAGGCACAACACCCCGAGTGTTATTCGTAGTAACTCTCGAACAGAAGAGCAGACCCTTTCACAGATGGAAAATGCAAAAGAACTCACTACCAATGCCAATGCTTCCTCCGACCCCAAGAGTAACTCATTGTTAATGCACTCCTCCACCCTTGCACCCTTGAGTGCTGACCAACTGAAACATCATACTTTACTTCTGAAAGGGTCTGGCTCTCAGCAGCAGAACCATCACGGACAGATTATACAAGTTCAAACGACAGATCCCAGACAGCTGTCTGAGGGGCAAACACAGTTTATCCGGGTTCCCAGCACTACCCAAGTTCTTCTCGATCCCTCTCACATGATCGTTTTGCAACAGCCTGTGCTCACCACAGCACAGAATCAGCCCAAGCAGACTATGTACATGCAGTCTGTACCAGTCCAGTATGTCCATATGAACAGCGACACTGTTAATTTGACAATTAATGGGCGTCACAACCAGCAATTTGTCTCTCACCAAGTGCCCACCTCAACAGGGTCCACTAAACAAGACCTAACACTAAAGGACCAGTCTAATCCTCATGACATAAAGCAAAACTTTTCCCTCAATTCTGTATGCTTTCCAGACTCCATGCTTTTGGCAGATGAGAGGAACATCCTTTCAAATGTTGATGACATCCTTGCTGCTACTGCAGCCGCCTGTGGCGTTACACCGCAGGACTTTGTCAAATCCGCATCATCTGATGGTGACATGTCATCGGTAGCCAACCCTGTAGACTCCAAGTGCAATTTTCAGTCACCTGACAATCGACACAATAGTTTTCCATCTCAGCATATGATAATTAACCCACAAGCCATGACTGTAATTGGTGCTCAAACAACATACTCCAAAGAAGAAACTGAGGGACATCAAGTGTTTACACTTTCACACTCTAATAACCAACCTGAAGAAAGATGCAACTCTGCACAAGATATATCTGACAAGGTTGCAAATGCCCAAGAAAAAAGTGATGTGTTATCCAAAGGACATTTTGTAAACTCTAGCAATGGCTCTGTGAATACTAATGGACTTGCTATTAGTAATACAACCTCAAATGATTTTCAGTTGTCTAACCAGGAGCAAAGCCAGTCAGCACATCATATTACTGAAGATGTTTCAAGTAATCTAAGCCAACAAAAGGGAttgaaaggttttaaaaccaatgATAGTCTCATCGAACATTCTACTGATAGCCTTGCAAAAAAACGATCCAGATCAAAGGGTTCATCCAAGCAGACTGCTGAAGATGAAAATGCTCAGACTAAATTTCAGAAGAAAGGCATACAAGTTAAGCGGCAGAATTCACGTGCCAGTGAGACCAGTACAACCTCCGCCTCAGAGGTTTCCCATGATAACTTTCAGCAGCAGGAGAAGATGCGTCAGAAGTTAAAAGAGGTTGAAGAAAAACAGCCAGAGGTTAAAACTGGATTCCTGGGCTCCTTCCTGGACTTTCTGAAATCTGGATCCAGACAAAACCTATCATCTCCACCAATACGGTCACCCAATCGCACAAGGAAGTCTTCAGCCTCCAAGAGGCCTCCTAATCCATTACTTATTCCCTTTAAACCTCCACCTCCTTCAACCCCATTGATGTCTCCCGAACCTCAAAATGTCATTTCTACAAAGCGACTTGATGAAGAGCTCCAGAGGAACCTGGAAACCCTGCCATCGTTTTCCTCTGATGAAGAAGATTCAGTGGGGAAAAACCAGGATCTTCAAAAGAGCATCACTTCTGCACTTTCATCTTTAGACGAGCCCTCAGACAAAAAACAGAAGTTGG GTGACAGTGTGAAGCAGCTTCAGGCCTCGAGCACACAGCCCGTAGTTGTGGAACAACAGAAAGCTGTACAGAAGATCTGTGCGGAGGATTTACTGAAGGATGTGCCTACAGACAAGCTGGCTGTTCAGCTGAATGCAGTTGCTATCGAGGGCCTGATTGATGAGGAGCTGTCAGATAGTGGAGGGGAGGGCATGTACCGGGAACGTGATGAGTTTGTGGTTAAGAACGAGGACATTGAAAGGCTGACG GTCACATTGAAGGCAGGCGTCGAACCGCCAGCCATCTGGAAGGTTCAGAAAGCCCTGCTGCAGAAGTTCGTACCAGAGCTCAGGGATGGGAAACGAGTGTTTTTTGCCACCAACAGT TATCTGGGGTACTTCGGTGATGCTAAGTTCATGTACAGGAGAGTACACGTCAAATTTCTTGACACTGTCAACAAGCGCGAGTATGTTCGTGTTTGCAGCAGAAAACCACGATGCAAGCCCATGCATTCAATGAG AAGCTCTCAGGCTAAAGCTCTTCTGGCCCAGCGATTCGCAGCGGCGACCATGTCGGACTCTCCTACGCAGAAAACAGCACAACAAAAAGCTCTTTCGAAACCCAGACCCAAGCAGCCCAAAGCCAAGGCTGAACCGCCtcctaaaaaaagaaagaaatggaaaGAGGAGTTCACGTCATCTCCGTCTGAGTCCTCGCCAGAGGCTGTGAGTGAGGATGATG AGTTTACACCACCGGTTCCTTTCGCCTCTCGTTTTCTGAACACCAGAACAATGAAGGAGACTTTTAAAAGCTTTGTAGAGTTGCTGGTCAGTGTAGCTGTGGACGCAGACGTCTTGAACGCACTCGAGCGAGAGAACG ACGAGCTGCTGCTGCCACACATGAAGAGAGTGGATGGGATGATCACAGACAACAGGCGGAGGCTCCTGCCAAAACTGCACATGGGTCAGATCTTCAAA AATGCATTAGACAGTTTTCCTGAGCTATCTGTGGTCACTGAGCTGAAGACAGACTGTGAGACTCCTGTTTTTAAAGTCCGGTTAAGTGGAAGACCTTATAACAGGAAAACTATGAAGCCCTCAAAATCCCCCAGCAAACTTCCCCTG GAATACACAGTGGATCAGCAGAAAACAAAGTGGTTTTCCCTGTATCACTCGCTACAACACTATAAGTACCACACATACCTGATGTGTATGGAGGAG ATTGAGCTGTTAAAGTCGCGCGGGAGAGACCTGGGGCAGGAGGAGACGGTGCAGACCTGCATGGGCAACAGATCGTGGGTCGAGGGCCTGTTCGATCGCTTCGGGGAGCTTCTGACACAGGTGCAGCAGGCCTGCCTTTAA